From Daucus carota subsp. sativus chromosome 6, DH1 v3.0, whole genome shotgun sequence:
GTAATGGATGAGTGTGCCAAGTGTGGATTTCCTCCTCAAATAAGAGAGCTTTTTGTTCATATCATGATCAACTGTCAAGTGACTGACCTAGGAAGTTTGTGGACAAAGCACTGGAAACACATGGTCGATGATATCATTCTTCGTAAGAGACAGCAATCTGGTAATACAAACACTAATTTCAGTGACAAGCAACTACAATTTTATGCATTAGCAGGTACTATTTTTGGTAGCCTCATCAAAAGTTTTCTAATATTCACTCCTGATTAGTACTGacatttacatatttttcttaACTCTGTTCAAACTCTAATGATCTGttgtatttttcagaaatagaCAAGATCCTAAGAACGATTGGAAAATGTTTGAAGCAATTCAGCCAATTGCCACAGCCACCAGTGAGCTATATTCAAACTGATGCAAACAATTTGATTGTTGATGAAACCAGTTACGACATAGAGGAAATGGAGAGAGAGTTTCTCAAACTTCATTCAAATTGCAACCCTGAACAACTATCAGTCTATGATGCCGTTTTTCAATCTGTGACCGAAAACAAAGGAggtgttttctttgtttatggGAGCGGCGGCTGTGGTAAGACATATGTTTGGAAGACTCTAATTTACAAGTTGAGATCACAGGGAAAGATTGTTCTGCCAGTGGCTTCCTCGGGTATCGCAGCTACCTTAATGCCTGGAGGAAGGACAGCCCACTCCCGTTTCAAGATCCCAATTGTATTGGATGAATATTCCTCATGTGCAATAAATCTGAATTCGGATATTGCTAATCTAATCAAGTGCACGAGTCTGATTATATGGGACGAGGCTCCCATGCAACACAGGTACGCATTTGAATGTCTAGACCGATCACTGAGAGACATAATGAAAACTCTTAATCCGGACAATTTCAACAAGCCGTTTGGAGGTATCACCGTTCTACTCGGTGGAGATTTTCGGCAGATATTGCCAGTCATCAACATGGGAGGTCGTGCTGACATTGTGGCTGCATGCATAACTCGGTCAAGAATATGGAAAGAGGCAATCATTTTCATCTTAAAGCAAAACATGAGACTTAACCAAGGACAGAATGCTGAGGAAAAGGAGAATTTACGCAAGTTTGCTGAATGGGTACTTCAAATCGGTGATGGCAAGTTATCTCCTCCAACTGATGAATTAAGTGTTGTTGATGAAGATTCAATCATGATTCCAGCAGATTTTTGTGATCCAGAAACTGAAAACTCTGTTAAAAATATGATTGAGTGGACGTATCCCAGTTTTACCACAAACTTTCAAAATCCTGCTTATCTTAGTGAGAGAGCAATATTGACGCCGACCAATGTCACTGTTGCTCACTTGAATTCCAATATTGTTGAGACAATTCCGGGAGATCAAGCTTCTTACTATAGTGTTGACAGAGCGGAGGATTTTGGTGGCAGCGATTCTGATCTTAGTTTTGCATTCCCCCCTGAATATATCAACTCATACAATATTCCAGGTCTTCCGCATCATGAACTGAAACTAAAGGTTGGCGTGGCTGTTATGTTAATGCGAAACTTAAACCAGACGCTTGGACTGTGCAACGGGACCAGAATGATGATCACAAAGTGCCTGAAGCATTGTGTTCAGTGTGAGGTAATATGTGGAGCATTTGCAGGTACGAAACACTTTATTCCAAGGATGGAACTCTTTCCAACCGAAACCAAGCTACCGTTCAAGCTGATTCGCAAGCAAATGCCGCTGCAAATTTGTTATTCCATGACGATCAACAAAGCTCAAGGACAGTCTCTACAAAGAGTTGGTCTTTATCTTCCGAAGTCAGTTTTTACACACGGACAAATGTACGTGGCTGTAAGTCGGGTTACCTCGCCTGAAGGTTTGAAGATGTTCATTGATTCTGATCATGGTGTTCCAACTAATGTTACCAGAAATGTAGTCTACCAAGAAGTTTTCTACAATCTCCCTAAGCTGTAATCTAAGCTGTTCTTTgcaaattagaattttatatcCTAAGTATTGAATGTTAAGACATGATTTATTAGACAATCCAAGACAAGGCTTATTAGACAATGCCTATTAATTTCTAAGCTGTTAATTGTTTTGTTGGCTGTTAGTTGTTGTTTATCTCTTATCTAAATGTAAAGATGACTCACCCTCTCCAAATTCTGTTACAGAGGATTGTAGTCCCAGGAGACAAGTTCTTTGTCTAACAAATGAAGGAGTAGAATTCCTCCATACAAAAACAAGGCACCACCAGACAATTGATCCAGTGTATAGATAATCTTCTTCACCTAATGTTACTTGAAATTTTTCTGTAAAATTTATATTCGAAATGTCTCTgtcaaatttaaaatgattcGACCAAACTGCATTAAAAAACAATGTGGAGGAGATAGTACATCTCAATACATACAGTCTGTATTCTTCCAGTCAAACTTCCTAATATGGAAAGCAATGACCACATAAACATGCACACTCCTTTTCAGGACATGTACTATAGTACTCATTTTTGACATGTAGTACTTCTTTTCATCAAAGTAGTGTTCCTCGgttttagattattaaaatcTTATATCTTTCTTCCGATTTACACATTACATCTGATCTTCCCCACATCATAAAGACCCCCATCAGTTATTACACATCTTATAGTCTTCATTCTTCATTACACCTACCAGATCTG
This genomic window contains:
- the LOC108224927 gene encoding uncharacterized protein LOC108224927, which codes for MNIEICCHARTLKYLFKYCLKGHDRATVELSTKKKQDTDDSKPIDEIQSYFDGRYICGCEAAYRIFGFDIHYRSVSVHRLSFHLPGNKNCTFKEDENLQKVVQREKWKLSQLEAFFKLNKDDPSARKYTYDEIPQHYVWNETDHVWTVRKRGQQIGRLLYTHHNSGEIWYLRLLLTKVRGPTSFNALKTVHGVVYNTFKDACRKLGLLDDDNEWDEVMDECAKCGFPPQIRELFVHIMINCQVTDLGSLWTKHWKHMVDDIILRKRQQSGNTNTNFSDKQLQFYALAEIDKILRTIGKCLKQFSQLPQPPVSYIQTDANNLIVDETSYDIEEMEREFLKLHSNCNPEQLSVYDAVFQSVTENKGGVFFVYGSGGCGKTYVWKTLIYKLRSQGKIVLPVASSGIAATLMPGGRTAHSRFKIPIVLDEYSSCAINLNSDIANLIKCTSLIIWDEAPMQHRYAFECLDRSLRDIMKTLNPDNFNKPFGGITVLLGGDFRQILPVINMGGRADIVAACITRSRIWKEAIIFILKQNMRLNQGQNAEEKENLRKFAEWVLQIGDGKLSPPTDELSVVDEDSIMIPADFCDPETENSVKNMIEWTYPSFTTNFQNPAYLSERAILTPTNVTVAHLNSNIVETIPGDQASYYSVDRAEDFGGSDSDLSFAFPPEYINSYNIPGLPHHELKLKVGVAVMLMRNLNQTLGLCNGTRMMITKCLKHCVQCEVICGAFAGTKHFIPRMELFPTETKLPFKLIRKQMPLQICYSMTINKAQGQSLQRVGLYLPKSVFTHGQMYVAVSRVTSPEGLKMFIDSDHGVPTNVTRNVVYQEVFYNLPKL